One window of Streptomyces sp. NBC_00273 genomic DNA carries:
- a CDS encoding DUF5994 family protein: MTTTLDRTAPRDLAAEFPARLSLTPKTTLAGQLDGAWWPYSRDLEAELPPLAAALEEPWGRVTRVSVNPSRWPVVPRTVALDGRTLHVGWFAEQDPDKLILLSYTVGRWDLLVIPPETAPAAAARLMAAAAIPGSVLAAGVLMANETVIGCGIRDARRREATWEDEGGACMSPFGVAMGRSALPLSANGWR, translated from the coding sequence ATGACCACCACCCTCGACCGGACCGCGCCCCGCGATCTCGCAGCAGAGTTCCCGGCTCGCTTGTCCCTCACCCCGAAGACCACGCTCGCCGGCCAGCTGGACGGGGCCTGGTGGCCCTACTCCCGTGACCTCGAGGCCGAGCTCCCCCCGCTCGCCGCCGCCTTGGAGGAACCCTGGGGGCGCGTCACCCGCGTCAGTGTGAACCCCAGCCGCTGGCCGGTCGTTCCGCGCACGGTTGCCCTGGACGGGCGCACGCTGCACGTGGGCTGGTTCGCCGAACAGGACCCCGACAAGCTGATCCTGCTCTCCTACACCGTCGGCCGCTGGGACCTCCTCGTCATCCCGCCCGAGACCGCACCCGCAGCTGCGGCCCGGCTGATGGCCGCCGCCGCGATCCCGGGCAGCGTCCTGGCCGCGGGCGTCCTGATGGCCAACGAGACCGTCATCGGGTGCGGCATCCGGGACGCCCGCCGCCGGGAAGCCACCTGGGAGGACGAAGGCGGGGCCTGCATGTCCCCGTTCGGGGTCGCGATGGGACGAAGCGCCCTGCCGCTGTCCGCGAACGGCTGGAGGTGA
- a CDS encoding ice-binding family protein — protein MKLKFQAAQRRTISGWLASAVAVTVAAVMVAGLPTQALAIATAVPLGTTASYSVLAGQGVTNTGPTVISHDLGTHPNPAITGFPPGLVLGAVHPADAQALQAKSDLIIAYNNAAGQAEDFDLPAAIGSGTSGPTELIPGVYTRDPAGSVGLTGDLVLNAGGNPNAVWVFQIPAALTTATSSRILLTNGASPCNVFWQIGSSAELNTNTTFVGTIMALTSIFLRTGTNIEGRALARNGEVTMDNNRIFLGGCATGGTTTGTTTGTTTGTTTGTTTGTTTGTTTTGTTTGTTTGTTAGTPTPGSTTGTTVGLIGGGLLGGPIVDLVSGGTSGNIAGNTSGNTAGNTAGNTTGGNTTGGNTTGGTITGGNVTGGHGGQPGGPDHGGLGGPDHGGLEHHGPEHGGPGNGHDEGPGKPDHGHGHDGKPGDQYGYGNKPAGHEGHHGHEG, from the coding sequence ATGAAGCTGAAATTCCAAGCGGCTCAGCGCCGCACTATTTCCGGCTGGCTGGCCTCGGCCGTCGCCGTAACGGTTGCCGCTGTCATGGTCGCCGGATTGCCGACGCAGGCCCTGGCCATCGCGACTGCCGTACCTCTGGGCACCACCGCCAGCTACTCCGTTCTGGCAGGTCAGGGAGTCACCAACACCGGCCCCACCGTGATCAGCCACGACCTCGGGACTCACCCGAACCCGGCCATCACCGGATTCCCGCCCGGCCTGGTCCTCGGCGCCGTGCACCCTGCGGATGCCCAGGCCCTCCAGGCCAAGAGCGATCTGATCATCGCTTACAACAATGCGGCCGGCCAGGCCGAGGACTTCGACCTTCCGGCGGCCATCGGCTCGGGAACGTCCGGCCCCACAGAGCTGATTCCGGGCGTCTACACGAGAGACCCCGCCGGCAGTGTCGGACTCACCGGCGACCTGGTCCTGAATGCCGGGGGGAACCCCAACGCGGTCTGGGTGTTCCAGATTCCTGCAGCCCTGACGACGGCGACCTCCAGCCGGATCCTGCTCACGAACGGCGCTTCGCCGTGCAACGTGTTCTGGCAGATCGGGAGTTCGGCGGAGCTCAACACCAACACCACCTTTGTGGGCACCATCATGGCGCTGACCTCGATCTTCCTGCGAACCGGGACGAACATCGAGGGCCGGGCCCTGGCCCGTAACGGCGAAGTGACGATGGACAACAACCGGATCTTCCTCGGCGGGTGCGCCACCGGCGGAACGACCACGGGCACGACCACGGGCACCACGACCGGTACGACCACCGGCACGACCACGGGTACGACGACCGGCACGACCACCACCGGCACGACCACGGGCACGACCACGGGCACGACCGCCGGAACGCCGACCCCAGGATCGACGACCGGTACGACCGTGGGTCTGATCGGTGGTGGCCTCCTGGGCGGACCGATCGTCGACCTTGTGTCGGGCGGCACCTCGGGGAACATCGCCGGAAACACCTCCGGAAACACCGCGGGCAACACGGCCGGGAACACGACAGGCGGCAATACGACCGGCGGCAACACGACCGGCGGGACCATCACCGGGGGCAACGTCACCGGCGGGCACGGCGGTCAGCCCGGCGGCCCGGACCACGGCGGACTCGGCGGACCGGACCACGGCGGTCTGGAGCACCACGGGCCGGAGCACGGCGGGCCGGGCAACGGCCACGACGAGGGACCCGGTAAGCCGGACCACGGCCACGGTCACGACGGGAAGCCGGGCGACCAATACGGCTACGGCAACAAGCCCGCGGGCCACGAGGGTCACCACGGCCACGAGGGCTAG
- a CDS encoding PRC-barrel domain-containing protein, which translates to MIAIADIREWRTHDVVDAASHKIGVLEAVYVDTSTDEPAMATVLVGLPTRRHLVFVPLAGAVVGPGYVKVDYDRSLVKKCPAIGTDDVLPAEDEAAVFAHYGLAYQPGVNGERQLARR; encoded by the coding sequence ATGATCGCGATCGCGGATATCCGGGAGTGGCGTACCCACGACGTCGTCGATGCCGCAAGCCACAAGATCGGAGTGCTGGAGGCGGTCTATGTGGACACCAGCACCGACGAGCCGGCCATGGCCACCGTCCTGGTCGGGCTGCCCACCCGCCGCCACCTGGTCTTCGTCCCGCTGGCAGGCGCGGTCGTGGGGCCCGGCTACGTCAAGGTCGATTACGACAGGTCGCTGGTGAAGAAGTGCCCGGCGATCGGGACGGACGACGTCCTGCCCGCCGAGGACGAGGCGGCCGTCTTCGCGCACTACGGCCTGGCCTATCAGCCCGGCGTGAACGGCGAGCGGCAGCTCGCCCGCCGCTGA
- a CDS encoding PP2C family protein-serine/threonine phosphatase produces MNEESVDRAEGFGERPLGLLLHRARLMPPQLIGPLIAEEMAGIGGRDVAILLQDYAQELLVPFPGRELHVSRPQPMIDSPAGRAFLRGEAVEVPQAHGGVRMYVPLPDGSDTVGVMALTLDHVGGDDRRLLRRLAGLVADLLVTKSAYTDQFFLARRREPMSVSAEIQWSLLPPLTMTVPQVAVAGILEPAYRVAGDSFDYALNDDILHMAVIDAMGHGLDAAAMATIAIGAYRHARRVSVSLAEKYTYMDDAISRQFGPDHFVTAQLMHLNIATGELELVNAGHPAPLLIRDGKVVRQLESATTLPVGFGGEEPRIGEHTLRQGDRVLCYTDGIIEEHVAGGELFGEERLIRCVDRLGEMPSEGMRADLRRLSHTLKSERGGHTSDDATLFMIEWRGGAADHLAVLD; encoded by the coding sequence GATGCCACCGCAGTTGATCGGCCCACTGATCGCGGAGGAGATGGCCGGGATCGGAGGCCGTGACGTCGCCATCCTGCTCCAGGACTACGCGCAGGAGCTGCTGGTGCCGTTTCCGGGCAGGGAGCTGCACGTCAGCCGGCCCCAGCCGATGATCGACTCCCCCGCCGGCCGGGCCTTCCTGCGCGGGGAGGCCGTCGAGGTGCCGCAGGCCCACGGCGGCGTCCGGATGTACGTGCCGCTGCCGGACGGCAGCGACACGGTGGGCGTCATGGCCCTCACCCTGGACCACGTCGGCGGCGACGACCGGCGCCTGCTGCGCCGGCTCGCCGGCCTGGTCGCCGACCTGCTGGTCACCAAGAGCGCCTACACCGACCAGTTCTTCCTGGCCCGGCGGCGGGAGCCGATGAGCGTGTCCGCGGAGATCCAGTGGAGCCTGCTGCCGCCGCTGACGATGACCGTGCCGCAGGTCGCGGTGGCCGGCATCCTGGAGCCCGCCTACCGCGTCGCCGGAGACAGCTTCGACTACGCCCTCAACGACGACATCCTGCACATGGCCGTGATCGACGCGATGGGCCACGGCCTGGACGCCGCTGCGATGGCGACCATCGCCATCGGTGCCTACCGGCATGCCCGGCGCGTGTCCGTCAGTCTGGCCGAGAAGTACACGTACATGGACGACGCCATCTCCCGGCAGTTCGGTCCCGACCACTTCGTCACCGCCCAGTTGATGCACCTGAACATCGCCACCGGTGAGCTGGAGCTGGTCAACGCGGGCCACCCCGCGCCGCTGCTGATCCGCGACGGCAAGGTCGTGCGGCAGCTGGAGAGCGCGACGACGCTGCCCGTCGGCTTCGGCGGCGAGGAGCCCCGGATCGGAGAGCACACGCTCCGGCAGGGCGACCGCGTGCTGTGCTACACCGACGGCATCATCGAAGAGCACGTCGCCGGCGGGGAGCTGTTCGGCGAGGAACGCCTCATCCGTTGCGTCGACCGCCTCGGGGAAATGCCGTCAGAGGGGATGCGGGCAGACCTGCGCCGGCTCTCCCACACCTTGAAGAGCGAACGGGGCGGGCACACCAGCGACGACGCCACCCTCTTCATGATCGAATGGCGCGGGGGCGCCGCCGACCACCTCGCGGTTCTCGACTGA
- a CDS encoding PRC-barrel domain-containing protein yields MTEHVWSYQPTAGHLAGTDLTGYKVEATDGSIGKVDKHSDEVGDAYLVVDTGVWIFGKEVLLPASTVVKVDPEDRKIFVDRTKEQIKAAPEFHRDKHLGDAGYREELGTYYGTGGPFGGRPA; encoded by the coding sequence GTGACTGAACATGTGTGGAGTTACCAGCCGACCGCGGGCCACCTGGCCGGTACGGACCTGACCGGCTACAAGGTCGAGGCGACCGACGGGAGCATCGGCAAGGTCGACAAGCACTCCGACGAGGTCGGTGACGCCTACCTGGTCGTGGACACCGGCGTATGGATCTTCGGCAAGGAGGTCCTGCTGCCCGCGAGCACGGTCGTCAAGGTCGACCCCGAGGATCGGAAGATCTTCGTCGACCGCACCAAGGAACAGATCAAGGCCGCCCCCGAGTTCCACCGGGACAAGCACCTCGGCGACGCCGGGTACCGGGAGGAGCTGGGCACCTACTACGGCACCGGCGGCCCGTTCGGCGGCCGCCCCGCCTGA
- a CDS encoding helix-turn-helix domain-containing protein, with protein MAVNGNPTVRRRRLGAELRRLRLARGLTSTQVAEHLLISQPKISHLETGRRGISPRDVRDLCGLYGVTDQQVVDSLMEMARESNRQGWWVACGEVPYAVYIGLETAAASVRSYEPLVIPGLLQTSAYAAAVTAETIPLVTEEEIAVRLEVRLRRQSRAHHPARSFRLEVVLDESALRRLVGSPEIMHEQLEYLNRLGEQPHITVQVLPHSAGAHPGISGQFSILDFPDTATGTVYLERFTSDLYLEKRSDVRHYGAMFDHLQNQALNPEHTRRFITRAAEELPAAAALPARP; from the coding sequence GTGGCGGTGAACGGAAACCCGACCGTCAGACGACGCCGTTTGGGCGCGGAGTTGCGCCGGCTCCGTCTGGCCCGCGGACTGACCAGCACGCAGGTGGCCGAGCACCTGTTGATCTCCCAGCCCAAGATCAGCCACTTGGAGACCGGCCGCCGCGGGATCAGCCCGCGCGATGTGCGGGACCTGTGCGGCCTCTACGGGGTCACAGACCAGCAGGTCGTCGACTCGTTGATGGAGATGGCCCGGGAATCGAACCGACAGGGCTGGTGGGTCGCCTGCGGGGAAGTCCCGTACGCCGTCTACATCGGCCTGGAGACGGCAGCCGCTTCTGTCCGGTCCTACGAACCCCTGGTGATCCCCGGCCTGCTGCAGACATCCGCCTACGCGGCAGCGGTCACTGCGGAAACGATCCCTCTGGTCACGGAGGAGGAGATCGCCGTGCGCCTCGAGGTACGGCTGCGCCGTCAGTCCCGCGCCCACCACCCAGCCCGGTCTTTCCGTCTAGAGGTAGTGCTGGACGAATCAGCACTGCGCCGCCTGGTCGGCAGCCCCGAGATCATGCACGAACAGCTCGAGTACCTGAACCGCCTCGGCGAGCAGCCGCACATCACCGTGCAGGTCCTCCCGCACAGCGCGGGAGCCCATCCGGGAATCTCTGGACAGTTCTCCATCCTCGACTTCCCAGACACCGCCACGGGGACGGTGTATCTGGAGCGGTTCACCAGCGACCTCTACCTGGAGAAACGATCCGACGTGCGGCACTACGGCGCCATGTTCGACCACCTGCAGAACCAGGCCCTGAACCCGGAGCACACCCGCCGCTTCATCACCCGTGCCGCCGAGGAGCTGCCGGCCGCCGCAGCGCTGCCCGCCCGGCCGTGA
- a CDS encoding DUF5819 family protein — protein MRRTGWAVSSGIEAAGVKELHQSDSGTVPQQRHGEAAMPGERPMRVRAVRAGLRTAVALCLATTLVHVVLVFLHVAPANPVSKRYSAQVNGWVYPLFEQNWRLFAPDPDSFNRKILARTAHTDSEGSVQVTPWFDLAAVDHSAVDHNVFPSHTSQNLLRRAWTSYVETHGGSDTARSERAVMLQTYLRNIAADRVAAHNAGGAFDFIQLRVVTLPVAAPGTAAGNRPPGPIEDRLLPWWKVTSHGK, from the coding sequence ATGAGAAGGACCGGGTGGGCGGTGTCGAGCGGAATTGAAGCTGCGGGCGTGAAGGAACTTCATCAGTCCGATTCCGGTACGGTCCCCCAACAGCGTCATGGCGAAGCGGCCATGCCGGGCGAGCGGCCCATGAGAGTTCGCGCAGTGAGAGCAGGGCTGCGCACCGCAGTAGCCCTCTGCCTGGCGACGACACTGGTCCATGTCGTCCTGGTATTCCTTCATGTGGCCCCCGCCAACCCCGTATCGAAGCGCTACAGCGCACAGGTCAACGGATGGGTGTACCCGCTCTTCGAACAGAACTGGCGACTCTTCGCCCCGGACCCCGACTCGTTCAACCGAAAGATCCTGGCGAGGACCGCACACACCGACTCCGAAGGATCGGTGCAGGTGACCCCCTGGTTCGACCTGGCTGCCGTGGACCATTCCGCGGTCGACCACAATGTATTTCCGAGCCATACGTCCCAGAACCTCCTGCGCCGCGCCTGGACCTCTTATGTCGAGACACACGGAGGAAGCGACACGGCACGCTCGGAACGCGCCGTGATGCTGCAGACGTACCTGCGCAACATCGCCGCGGACCGCGTCGCCGCCCACAACGCCGGCGGCGCTTTCGACTTCATTCAGCTCCGGGTCGTCACATTGCCCGTCGCTGCGCCCGGCACAGCGGCCGGGAACCGCCCGCCGGGACCCATCGAGGACCGGCTCCTGCCCTGGTGGAAGGTGACCTCCCATGGGAAGTGA
- a CDS encoding HTTM domain-containing protein, whose product MGSEQIPQPSSTAAAPHRPAAQETPVAGTAHRWLLDRIGALWALLTDRPVSLYAASVLRIGYGLLYLVFLLREFPHRDEIWGPGSPWTPALAQQLFDQTGWNSILLLSDSRAYFELCYVMALVTSALFMLGWRTRAMSVLFAVVVTSFHARSIFMTDGGDNLILLMALYLVLTACGRRWSLDARRNRLKTARACDAPEPVRSFSSQQLHDARTTLTTVVHNCGILVIAAQVCFLYGSAGLYKIQGPTWGGGTALHYALNLELFQPWPALSHLVDEYPMVIAIASYVTVLLQVAFPFVLFGRLKYPVLTVLLGMHIGIAVLLGLPLFSGAMIIADAVFLPDRFYAFLPHLWRRAARRTGMWRPAPGRAAGSASVPPQGRPSQSSSNNGATPAGQQGTALATGPASSVSGTRKPD is encoded by the coding sequence ATGGGAAGTGAACAGATCCCCCAGCCCTCTTCCACTGCGGCCGCACCGCACCGGCCAGCGGCTCAGGAGACTCCGGTCGCCGGTACCGCCCACCGGTGGCTCCTTGACCGGATCGGTGCTCTGTGGGCGCTCCTCACCGACCGGCCGGTCTCCCTGTACGCCGCGTCGGTTCTGCGCATCGGCTACGGGCTTCTCTACCTGGTCTTCCTGCTCCGCGAGTTCCCGCACCGTGACGAGATCTGGGGCCCCGGCTCCCCCTGGACACCGGCACTGGCACAGCAGCTCTTCGACCAGACGGGCTGGAACAGCATCCTGCTCCTGTCCGACAGCCGCGCCTACTTCGAACTCTGCTACGTGATGGCCCTCGTCACGTCCGCGTTGTTCATGCTGGGCTGGCGGACCCGAGCCATGTCCGTCCTCTTCGCCGTCGTGGTGACCTCGTTCCATGCAAGATCGATCTTCATGACGGACGGGGGCGACAACCTGATCCTGCTGATGGCCCTCTACCTCGTCCTCACCGCGTGCGGTCGGCGCTGGTCCTTGGACGCACGCAGGAACCGGCTCAAGACAGCCCGTGCGTGCGACGCGCCGGAGCCGGTGAGGAGCTTCTCGTCACAGCAGCTCCACGATGCTCGTACGACCTTGACGACGGTGGTGCACAACTGCGGCATCCTCGTCATCGCGGCACAGGTCTGCTTCCTCTACGGATCGGCCGGCCTGTACAAGATCCAGGGCCCGACCTGGGGCGGCGGCACCGCTCTCCACTACGCGCTGAACCTCGAGCTGTTCCAGCCCTGGCCCGCGCTCTCCCACCTCGTGGACGAGTACCCGATGGTGATCGCGATCGCCAGCTACGTGACGGTGCTCTTGCAGGTCGCCTTCCCGTTCGTACTCTTCGGCAGGCTCAAGTACCCCGTTCTGACCGTGCTGCTGGGCATGCACATCGGCATCGCAGTGCTCCTGGGACTGCCTCTCTTCTCCGGCGCGATGATCATTGCGGATGCCGTGTTCCTTCCCGACCGCTTCTACGCCTTCCTGCCTCACCTGTGGCGACGCGCAGCACGGCGCACGGGCATGTGGCGGCCGGCACCCGGCCGAGCGGCGGGATCCGCATCGGTACCTCCGCAGGGCCGGCCCAGCCAATCCAGCTCGAACAATGGGGCCACTCCGGCAGGGCAGCAGGGCACTGCGCTTGCCACTGGGCCTGCGTCCTCGGTCTCGGGGACTCGGAAACCCGACTGA